One Paraburkholderia kururiensis DNA window includes the following coding sequences:
- a CDS encoding response regulator transcription factor — MVRLIIVDDHAIVRRGLRRICETDRDLVVVAEAGSGAEALAWLGTNPVDVVLLDMTMPGVHGVDLIKQIASIRPASRILVLSMHAEAELATRALRVGAHGYLTKDGDPDVLITAIHKVASGGKFVDPSLMEALLFAKLDAEVQTMSALSDREFEVFRLLASGASVTEIAERFSLSAKTISTHKTRLMQKLGLRSNADIVRLAIAEGIIKNDAR; from the coding sequence ATGGTCAGGCTCATTATCGTCGACGATCATGCGATCGTGCGTCGCGGTCTGCGGCGCATTTGCGAGACGGATCGCGATCTGGTGGTGGTCGCAGAAGCAGGCAGCGGCGCGGAAGCGCTTGCATGGCTCGGCACCAACCCTGTCGATGTCGTTCTGCTCGACATGACGATGCCCGGTGTCCATGGCGTGGATCTGATCAAGCAGATTGCATCGATCCGGCCGGCGTCACGCATCCTCGTTCTCAGCATGCATGCGGAAGCCGAGTTGGCGACGCGGGCGCTGCGCGTCGGCGCTCATGGCTACCTCACGAAAGACGGCGACCCCGACGTCCTGATCACGGCCATCCATAAAGTGGCGTCTGGAGGAAAGTTCGTCGATCCATCGCTCATGGAAGCCCTCCTGTTCGCGAAGCTCGACGCGGAGGTGCAGACGATGTCCGCACTCAGCGACCGTGAATTCGAAGTGTTCAGGTTGCTCGCATCGGGCGCCTCCGTCACCGAGATCGCGGAACGTTTTTCGCTCAGTGCGAAAACGATCAGCACGCACAAGACACGACTCATGCAAAAGCTTGGGCTGCGCAGCAACGCCGACATCGTGCGTCTCGCGATTGCCGAGGGCATCATCAAGAATGACGCGCGATAG
- a CDS encoding thiamine pyrophosphate-dependent enzyme, which translates to MSKKVADVIVEVLESAGVERCYGIVGDTLNRIAESITESHIEWITMRHEEAGAFAASAEAQLTGGLVACAGSCGPGSLHFINGLYDGHRNRAPVILIASQLIRKDLGFQSVQEVDFKKVYGECSVYCDMIYSSDQARRKTVAACQAALTKRGVAVLIVPADVSREDAVDELPFSVHVSKPVIRPNDEELDRIAAILNTGGNITIYGGSGCMGAHAEIMATASRLNAPIARTSRAKDALQPDNPYDIGMTGLIGNEAGYKAVLQCDTLLLLGADFAWSQFYPSKARIVQIDIDSDHIGRRHPVEVGVVGDIKDTLAALLPRLVQHESTEFRDTLVMRYLDGERAAREHARPGYHSGLSGIHVTELIDTYAAEDTLFACDDGTPVVWALRHMRANGKRRFFASLLHGTMASGMASAIGLQKCQPGRQVIALCGDGGFSMLLGDLLTIVQQQLPIKVVVFNNGKLGFVEIEQKAEGMLNTFTHLQNPDFGDVAKAVGLWGRRVDKAEDIEAAVVDWLAQPGPALLDVKVNAMELVMPPFVALEPAIGMALYTAKAVLHGKGGEVWEMMTENFI; encoded by the coding sequence ATGAGCAAGAAGGTAGCGGATGTCATTGTCGAAGTCCTGGAGTCTGCCGGCGTCGAGCGCTGCTACGGCATCGTCGGCGATACGCTGAACCGGATTGCGGAGTCGATTACCGAAAGCCATATCGAATGGATCACCATGCGCCATGAAGAAGCGGGCGCGTTTGCCGCATCCGCCGAGGCCCAGCTTACGGGCGGGTTGGTCGCGTGTGCGGGGAGCTGCGGTCCTGGCAGTTTGCACTTCATCAACGGCTTGTACGACGGCCATCGCAACCGGGCGCCGGTGATCCTCATTGCCAGCCAGTTGATTCGCAAGGATCTCGGCTTCCAGTCGGTGCAGGAGGTCGATTTCAAGAAAGTCTATGGCGAGTGCAGCGTCTATTGCGACATGATTTATTCGTCCGATCAGGCGCGGCGCAAGACCGTCGCCGCGTGTCAGGCCGCGTTGACCAAACGCGGCGTGGCGGTGCTGATCGTCCCGGCCGACGTCTCGCGCGAAGATGCGGTCGACGAATTGCCGTTTAGCGTGCATGTGAGCAAGCCGGTCATCCGGCCCAATGATGAAGAGCTTGACCGCATTGCGGCCATCCTCAACACGGGCGGCAACATCACGATCTACGGCGGCTCGGGCTGCATGGGCGCGCACGCGGAAATCATGGCGACCGCATCGCGCCTGAACGCGCCGATTGCCCGCACCTCGCGTGCCAAGGATGCACTGCAGCCCGACAACCCGTACGACATCGGGATGACCGGACTGATCGGCAACGAAGCGGGCTACAAGGCGGTCCTGCAATGCGACACGTTGCTGCTGCTCGGTGCGGATTTCGCGTGGAGCCAGTTCTACCCGTCGAAGGCCAGGATCGTGCAGATCGATATCGACTCCGATCATATCGGCCGTCGGCATCCGGTAGAGGTCGGCGTGGTGGGCGACATCAAGGATACGCTGGCCGCATTGCTGCCGCGCCTGGTACAGCACGAGAGCACCGAGTTTCGCGACACACTCGTGATGCGTTACCTGGACGGCGAGCGGGCCGCCCGCGAACATGCCCGACCGGGATATCACAGCGGCTTGTCCGGTATCCACGTCACCGAACTGATCGACACGTATGCCGCCGAGGACACACTCTTCGCCTGCGATGACGGCACGCCCGTCGTGTGGGCCTTGCGTCATATGCGTGCAAACGGCAAGCGCCGCTTCTTTGCCAGCCTCTTGCACGGAACCATGGCGAGCGGCATGGCTTCTGCCATCGGGCTGCAAAAGTGCCAACCCGGGCGGCAGGTCATCGCCTTGTGCGGCGACGGCGGTTTCAGCATGCTGCTCGGCGACCTGTTGACGATCGTTCAGCAGCAGTTGCCGATCAAGGTGGTGGTCTTCAACAACGGAAAACTCGGCTTCGTGGAAATCGAGCAGAAGGCCGAAGGCATGCTCAACACCTTCACGCATTTGCAGAATCCGGATTTCGGCGACGTGGCGAAAGCCGTGGGACTGTGGGGCCGGCGTGTGGACAAGGCGGAAGACATCGAGGCCGCGGTGGTCGACTGGCTGGCACAGCCCGGTCCGGCGCTGCTCGACGTCAAGGTCAACGCGATGGAACTGGTGATGCCGCCTTTCGTCGCCCTGGAACCTGCAATCGGCATGGCGTTGTATACGGCCAAGGCGGTCCTGCACGGCAAGGGCGGCGAAGTGTGGGAGATGATGACCGAAAACTTCATTTGA